A genome region from Eremothecium gossypii ATCC 10895 chromosome VII, complete sequence includes the following:
- the UGA1 gene encoding 4-aminobutyrate transaminase (Syntenic homolog of Saccharomyces cerevisiae YGR019W (UGA1)) translates to MAIFSKETHFEMTSVSNSYYPDEPTAPKVVTDTIPGPKSQEAIRDLEGVFDSRAAYFVADYDKSIGNYIADVDGNMYLDMYAQIASIALGYNNPELIKAATSSEMVRALVNRPALGNFPGCDLREILARLLRLAPAGQDKVWSGLSGSDANELAFKAAFIYYRSKKRGYDKEFSAEELSSVMGNSAPGSPQLAVLSFKSAFHGRLFASGSATCSKPIHKLDFPSFPWPHADYPSYEYPLNDHTEVNRKEDDRCLAIVEEIIKSWHVPIAALIIEPIQSEGGDHHASSYFLQRLRDITLEHGVVYIIDEVQTGVGATGKFWCHEWANIQPPCDMVTFSKKFQSAGYFFHDPLFVPNKPYRQFNTWCGDPAHMIIAGAIGQEVIDKKLPDQCARVGDYLYTKLDALRAQYPHLMQRLRGRHRGTFIAWDLPDTETRDHMLKKLKLAGCNVGGCAERSVRLRPTLAFEEKHADVFVAALEHVLTEL, encoded by the coding sequence ATGGCTATATTCAGCAAGGAGACTCACTTTGAAATGACCTCTGTCTCCAATTCCTATTATCCTGATGAACCAACGGCGCCAAAGGTAGTGACGGATACGATCCCTGGGCCTAAGTCTCAGGAGGCTATCCGTGACCTCGAAGGGGTCTTTGATAGCCGTGCCGCATACTTTGTGGCGGACTACGATAAATCCATTGGTAACTACATTGCAGATGTGGACGGTAACATGTACTTGGACATGTATGCCCAGATTGCCTCCATCGCACTTGGCTACAACAATCCTGAGCTGATCAAGGCAGCAACCTCCTCAGAGATGGTGCGGGCCCTGGTCAACCGACCTGCGCTGGGCAACTTCCCGGGCTGCGATCTCAGGGAAATTCTGGCACGACTACTGCGCTTGGCGCCTGCAGGCCAGGACAAAGTGTGGTCGGGGCTGTCGGGATCTGACGCCAATGAGCTGGCATTCAAAGCTGCTTTCATCTATTATCGCTCGAAGAAGCGCGGCTACGACAAGGAGTTTTCCGCGGAAGAACTGTCAAGCGTCATGGGCAATTCGGCGCCAGGCTCGCCCCAACTAGCAGTGCTTTCGTTCAAGAGCGCATTCCATGGGCGGCTCTTTGCATCTGGTTCCGCCACATGCTCAAAACCCATCCACAAGCTTGACTTTCCCTCGTTCCCATGGCCCCATGCAGACTATCCCTCGTACGAGTATCCGCTCAATGATCATACAGAGGTAAACCGCAAGGAAGACGATCGCTGTCTGGCGATCGTGGAAGAGATTATTAAGTCATGGCATGTTCCAATCGCTGCCCTGATCATTGAGCCTATTCAATCAGAGGGTGGGGACCACCATGCCTCCAGTTACTTCCTTCAGCGCCTGAGAGATATCACGCTGGAACACGGCGTCGTATACATCATCGACGAAGTTCAGACGGGCGTGGGTGCAACGGGGAAATTCTGGTGCCACGAATGGGCTAACATACAGCCGCCCTGCGACATGGTGACCTTTTCCAAGAAGTTCCAGTCCGCAGGTTATTTCTTTCACGACCCTCTTTTTGTCCCCAACAAGCCATACCGCCAATTCAATACCTGGTGTGGCGATCCGGCCCACATGATCATTGCCGGCGCCATTGGCCAAGAAGTCATCGACAAAAAGCTCCCTGATCAGTGTGCTCGCGTCGGTGACTATCTCTACACAAAACTAGACGCCCTTCGCGCCCAATATCCGCATCTCATGCAGCGCCTACGTGGCCGCCACCGCGGCACTTTCATTGCCTGGGATCTCCCCGACACCGAGACAAGGGACCACATGCTCAAAAAACTCAAGCTAGCTGGTTGCAATGTAGGTGGCTGTGCGGAACGATCCGTGCGCCTCCGTCCGACTTTGGCCTTCGAAGAGAAGCATGCGGATGTCTTTGTCGCAGCCTTGGAGCATGTCTTGACAGAACTGTAA
- the CHS5 gene encoding Chs5p (Syntenic homolog of Saccharomyces cerevisiae YLR330W (CHS5)), producing MSIEVLLNVGKLDASLALLTTQNHHVIEFPTVLLPDNIKAGSIVKIQVTKDFKQEQLERERFAKIQDKILEKYGTMEPKAPQLRLVNVTQTSCVLEWDPLDVGSAQLTSLILYKQHARALNIPNPLNSTSTKVSGLSIDTEYEFQLKLSTTSGKLWSNTLKVRTHKMTDMSGITVCLGPLDKNGGITREQVVASLKAIGAKSPQKKVSLDTTHFVCGEEVEEDNRELMRAKNGNIPIVRPEWIRACELEKRIVGVRGFYLDVDRSTLESYRFTSSDEPRSTDAPQDFPTGGQETWPEGVGPSVSDSISAHRTSDEPARNELSDDTVASIAPEETNPELEVPQQPEPDIVETIEGPASEKPDRVEDNVAEEPMENVVEEPIDSPSKGTEIRTHHADDNRNETAVLDGDKQDDYSGVNTVDSAVKDDSVPAETQNLQNKDGEATEPVVANAAPPAEFGSPVEAAPPAESTPPKAKTSLESPVVLTDAPAQGTAKNSPPGKDDVPAKDPLEPSLPIETANLAGSEPELNTGEPAASTDEVPPAASNDGPDAAPSAVDEAAGPSNGPSVPGTPIASVNKNSSAVNVSPAKSTGSPQKGKNKKKKGKRA from the coding sequence ATGTCAATTGAAGTTCTATTGAACGTGGGGAAGTTGGATGCGTCTCTGGCTCTCTTAACGACGCAGAACCACCATGTGATTGAGTTCCCCACTGTACTACTACCAGACAACATCAAGGCGGGGTCCATCGTCAAGATACAGGTGACAAAGGATTTCAAACAAGAACAGTTGGAGCGCGAACGATTTGCAAAGATACAGGACAAGATCCTCGAGAAGTACGGGACGATGGAGCCTAAGGCGCCGCAGTTGCGCCTCGTAAACGTGACGCAGACGAGCTGTGTGCTTGAATGGGACCCACTAGACGTGGGGTCTGCGCAATTAACGTCTCTTATCCTCTACAAACAACATGCGCGCGCTTTGAATATCCCGAACCCGCTGAATTCGACATCAACAAAAGTCTCCGGTCTTTCGATCGATACGGAGTATGAGTTCCAGTTAAAGTTATCGACTACTTCCGGGAAGCTGTGGTCGAACACACTAAAAGTCCGCACACACAAAATGACGGATATGTCGGGGATCACAGTATGCCTGGGGCCGCTAGACAAGAACGGTGGCATCACACGGGAACAGGTCGTGGCCAGCTTGAAGGCCATTGGCGCGAAGTCGCCTCAAAAAAAGGTTTCGCTAGACACCACGCACTTTGTATGCGGGGAAGAGGTTGAGGAGGACAACAGAGAGCTCATGCGCGCGAAGAATGGCAACATACCGATTGTGCGGCCGGAATGGATAAGGGCGTGTGAGCTTGAGAAGCGTATTGTCGGTGTCCGGGGCTTCTACTTGGACGTCGATCGTTCTACCCTAGAAAGCTACCGGTTTACGAGCTCAGACGAACCTAGAAGCACAGATGCGCCGCAAGACTTTCCGACCGGTGGACAAGAAACGTGGCCGGAGGGCGTGGGTCCATCAGTTTCCGACTCAATTTCCGCCCATCGTACGAGTGACGAGCCCGCGCGCAATGAGCTCTCAGACGATACAGTAGCGTCCATAGCGCCAGAGGAGACCAATCCTGAGTTGGAGGTCCCACAGCAACCAGAACCAGATATTGTAGAAACCATCGAAGGGCCGGCGTCAGAAAAACCGGATCGTGTTGAGGACAACGTTGCAGAAGAACCAATGGAGAACGTTGTAGAAGAACCGATAGACAGCCCTTCAAAGGGCACTGAAATACGCACCCATCATGCAGATGATAACAGGAACGAAACCGCGGTTTTAGATGGCGACAAGCAAGATGACTATTCCGGTGTAAACACAGTAGATAGCGCGGTTAAAGATGACTCTGTCCCCGCTGAAACACAAAATCTACAGAATAAAGATGGAGAAGCAACAGAGCCTGTGGTGGCTAATGCGGCTCCACCTGCTGAATTCGGTTCGCCTGTTGAAGCGGCTCCACCTGCTGAATCGACTCCACCGAAAGCCAAGACAAGTCTCGAGAGCCCTGTCGTCCTGACGGATGCCCCGGCCCAAGGAACTGCAAAAAACAGCCCACCTGGCAAAGACGATGTCCCGGCCAAAGACCCATTGGAACCAAGCCTGCCGATCGAAACTGCCAACCTGGCCGGCAGCGAGCCCGAGTTAAACACCGGGGAACCTGCAGCCTCCACAGACGAAGTCCCGCCAGCGGCCTCGAATGACGGGCCAGACGCTGCGCCATCAGCAGTAGACGAGGCGGCCGGCCCAAGCAACGGCCCCAGCGTCCCGGGAACCCCTATCGCCTCCGTAAACAAGAATTCCTCCGCAGTCAACGTCTCCCCCGCCAAGAGTACCGGTAGCCCCCAAAAGGGCAAAAATAAGAAGAAGAAGGGCAAAAGAGCATGA
- the AIM45 gene encoding Aim45p (Syntenic homolog of Saccharomyces cerevisiae YPR004C (AIM45)) produces the protein MFRPITSQVGKRLGLAAQMKSSAVTGRWASTLAFIESHKPGEIATSSLSTLEAAKRLGNPVTALVVGHKLAGIAQALQSVDCSQLQRIVVADSADYEHYLPERIAPLCVQLLKDPEYSHFVVAASAVGKNILPRVGALLDVQPVSDIVAVKDQETFTRPIYAGNVLVTVQDPQATKLLSIRASAFPAVGPGSNSASVESAPEVAAAAIDVAWQSNKLLSSDRPELGSAKRVVSGGRGLKNKETFDELLEPLATKLGAAIGATRAAVDAGFCDNSLQIGQTGKVVAPELYVAIGVSGAIQHLAGMKDAKTIVAINKDPEAPIFQVADYGLVGDLNAIVPELTQKLAK, from the coding sequence ATGTTCAGACCTATTACATCACAGGTGGGGAAGAGGCTTGGGCTGGCTGCGCAGATGAAGAGCAGCGCCGTGACGGGCAGGTGGGCGTCGACGCTGGCGTTCATCGAATCGCACAAGCCAGGGGAGATCGCGACGTCGTCGCTCTCGACACTGGAGGCGGCCAAGAGGTTGGGCAACCCGGTGACAGCGCTGGTGGTCGGCCACAAGCTGGCGGGCATTGCACAGGCGCTGCAGAGCGTGGACTGTagccagctgcagcgcatTGTGGTGGCCGACAGTGCGGATTACGAGCACTACCTGCCCGAACGGATAGCACCTCTGtgcgtgcagctgctgaaggATCCTGAGTACTCGCATTTTGTCGTGGCGGCCTCCGCAGTCGGCAAGAACATCCTTCCCAGAGTCGgtgcgctgctggacgtgcAACCGGTGAGCGACATTGTAGCGGTCAAGGACCAGGAGACCTTCACGCGCCCGATCTATGCGGGCAATGTGCTGGTGACGGTGCAGGATCCACAGGCGACGAAGCTGCTAAGCATCCGCGCGTCGGCGTTCCCGGCGGTGGGCCCCGGCAGCAACAGTGCCAGCGTGGAAAGCGCCCCAGAGGTTGCTGCGGCCGCGATTGACGTTGCATGGCAAAGCAACAAGCTGTTGTCATCTGACCGGCCCGAGCTAGGCTCGGCCAAGCGCGTTGTCtccggcggccgcgggtTGAAGAACAAGGAGACGTTTgatgagctgctggagcCTCTGGCTACTAAACTGGGGGCTGCTATCGGCGCCACACGGGCTGCAGTGGACGCGGGGTTCTGCGATAACTCGCTACAGATTGGTCAGACGGGCAAGGTCGTGGCTCCAGAGCTGTATGTGGCTATCGGCGTCTCCGGTGCGATACAGCACCTCGCCGGCATGAAGGACGCCAAGACCATCGTTGCAATCAACAAGGATCCGGAAGCACCGATCTTCCAGGTCGCAGACTACGGGCTCGTGGGCGACCTCAACGCCATCGTTCCCGAGCTAACCCAGAAGCTTGCTAAATAA
- the VMA7 gene encoding H(+)-transporting V1 sector ATPase subunit F (Syntenic homolog of Saccharomyces cerevisiae YGR020C (VMA7)) — protein MAENRTLIAVIADEDSITGLLLAGVGQVTPSTQEKNFFIYNEGVTSREQVSEAFEKFTSVRDDIAILLINQHVAEEIRAQIDNFTEPFPAILEIPSKDHPYDPEKDTVLRRVRRLFGE, from the coding sequence ATGGCTGAGAATCGTACGCTGATAGCCGTTATTGCTGACGAGGATAGCATCACCGGGCTCCTGCTTGCAGGAGTGGGGCAGGTGACTCCGTCAACACAAGAGAAGAACTTCTTCATCTACAACGAGGGCGTGACCAGCCGAGAGCAGGTGAGCGAGGCATTTGAGAAGTTCACAAGCGTGCGGGACGACATAGCCATCTTGCTGATCAACCAGCACGTGGCAGAGGAGATTCGGGCGCAGATAGACAACTTCACGGAGCCCTTTCCGGCGATACTGGAAATCCCGTCGAAGGACCACCCGTACGACCCCGAGAAGGACACGGTGCTGCGGCGCGTCCGGCGCCTCTTTGGCGAATGA
- the YFH7 gene encoding Yfh7p (Syntenic homolog of Saccharomyces cerevisiae YFR007W (YFH7)) has protein sequence MDYEDLKKRVWDLLAQNIESNYRVAVVVVGHPGSGKSTMAQRLKRDLNQEFQSHLKARRGGLRISAGIAAESLDETVPVASGALVEEARRGFFAHVEDPGFKPHKFYDGDGTAVIFGRGGLPNSVRIASEALDPASSVNIAEVVPMDGFHLSRAHLDHFADAAAAHKRRGAPWTFDSNNYLQLCKLLAATCKWKPAKRPKGETLMETICDTFAQCPVISYPGFDHAAKDPVRDQHVLTGFTRVLIFDGLYLLYDQENWAHIYHSLASTGAVLVVNVTASEETRETRVATRHFAAGLVGSIEEGVRKFRENDLLNAKLIEEHTLGGVPTLILSND, from the coding sequence ATGGACTACGAAGACTTAAAGAAGCGAGTGTGGGATCTCCTTGCTCAGAATATCGAGAGCAACTATCGGGTGGCTGTAGTGGTGGTGGGGCATCCTGGGTCCGGCAAGTCTACGATGGCGCAGAGGCTTAAGCGGGACCTGAACCAGGAATTCCAGAGTCACCTGAAGGCACGAAGGGGTGGATTGAGGATTTCCGCGGGCATTGCTGCGGAAAGCCTGGACGAGACTGTGCCGGTTGCGTCAGGCGCCCTGGTCGAGGAGGCGCGACGGGGGTTCTTCGCGCACGTGGAGGACCCGGGGTTCAAGCCACACAAGTTCTACGATGGGGATGGGACCGCAGTTATCTtcgggcgcggcgggctcCCCAATTCGGTGCGCATCGCGAGCGAAGCCCTGGATCCAGCGTCATCGGTCAATATAGCTGAGGTGGTGCCCATGGACGGGTTCCATCTGTCGCGGGCGCACCTGGACCACTTCGCGgatgctgctgcggcgcaCAAACGGCGCGGGGCACCCTGGACGTTTGACAGTAATAACTATCTGCAGCTCTGTAAGCTCCTGGCGGCCACGTGCAAGTGGAAGCCGGCGAAGAGACCGAAGGGCGAAACGCTCATGGAAACAATATGCGATACCTTTGCACAGTGCCCTGTGATATCCTATCCGGGCTTTGACCACGCGGCGAAGGATCCCGTACGCGATCAGCACGTCCTAACGGGCTTCACCCGGGTGCTGATCTTTGATGGGCTGTATCTGCTCTACGACCAAGAAAACTGGGCGCATATATATCACTCGCTGGCGAGCACCGGCGCGGTGCTGGTCGTCAACGTCACTGCCAGCGAAGAGACCCGCGAGACCCGCGTTGCGACTAGACACTTTGCCGCAGGACTGGTTGGGTCCATTGAGGAGGGCGTCCGCAAGTTCCGCGAGAACGACTTACTCAACGCCAAGCTCATCGAAGAACACACGCTGGGGGGCGTGCCAACCTTGATTCTTTCGAACGACTAA
- the ICL2 gene encoding methylisocitrate lyase ICL2 (Syntenic homolog of Saccharomyces cerevisiae YPR006C (ICL2)), whose product MASVWRRSLKTLSSYPRPSGSSAKRFVEEQTTELEQLWSSPRFQEITRPYTPLDVVKHRGSLGRVGYASSVQAERLHDLLEDKFHKREAVSTLGVIDPVQMTQLARCEGIEAAYVSGWACSSTMVGSTNEVSPDFGDYPYDTVPNQVERIFRAQQMHDRKAFLADGAEGRASTDYLKPIIADGDMGHGGSTTVMKLAKLFAEKGAAAIHLEDQMHGGKRCGHLGGAVLAPTYVHISRLIATRLQWDIMGTQNLLIARTDSANAKLIASSSDPRDHEFILGTTQPAAQPWAELVLDMEAAGCTAQEIAAAEQEWFDECPLLTFDQAAEQQLSSSEYGAYGARKKELCSQLGRPYLALREMRHIAEAVAPHKSVNFDWDAPRTREGHHMLHGCMELAVRRTLAFAPYSDLLWLETKTPDLRQASAFAAAIHRAYPHAKLVYNLSPSFNWTAHGYDDRQLRAFIPSLAAAGFVLQLVSLAGLHSDALAFWQLAAAFPADGMLAYVQHVQAPERRSGCDVLLHQRWSGVDYVDSLGNLVQNGASSHTRGAGGDSFTESQFQ is encoded by the coding sequence ATGGCAAGTGTCTGGAGAAGGAGTTTAAAGACTCTTTCGAGCTACCCAAGACCGTCCGGTTCCTCTGCAAAGCGATTTGTGGAAGAGCAGACTACTGAACTTGAGCAATTATGGTCTTCGCCTCGGTTCCAGGAAATTACGCGCCCTTATACGCCACTTGACGTGGTAAAACATCGCGGCTCGCTGGGCAGGGTTGGTTACGCATCGTCGGTCCAAGCAGAGCGTCTCCACGACCTACTTGAGGACAAATTCCACAAGAGAGAAGCAGTTTCGACCCTGGGCGTGATCGACCCGGTCCAGATGACCCAGCTTGCAAGGTGCGAAGGGATCGAAGCTGCATATGTATCTGGCTGGGCGTGTTCCTCGACGATGGTCGGCTCGACAAACGAGGTCTCCCCGGACTTCGGAGACTACCCGTACGATACCGTGCCCAACCAGGTCGAGCGGATATTCAGGGCGCAGCAGATGCACGACAGGAAGGCGTTTCTCGCGGACGGGGCCGAGGGCAGGGCCAGCACGGACTACTTGAAACCGATAATTGCCGACGGGGATATGGGCCATGGCGGCAGCACGACCGTCATGAAGCTGGCGAAGCTGTTTGCCGAGAAGGGCGCCGCGGCCATCCACCTCGAAGACCAGATGCACGGCGGCAAGAGATGCGGGCATCTCGGAGGCGCCGTGCTGGCGCCCACCTATGTACACATCTCCCGACTCATCGCGACCAGACTGCAGTGGGACATCATGGGCACCCAGAACCTGCTCATTGCCCGCACGGACTCCGCCAACGCGAAGCTCATAGCCAGCAGCTCGGACCCGCGGGACCATGAGTTCATCCTGGGCACCACGCAACCCGCTGCTCAGCCCTGGGCCGAGCTTGTTCTTGATATGGAAGCTGCTGGCTGCACCGCTCAAGAAATTGCGGCTGCCGAGCAAGAATGGTTCGACGAGTGCCCCCTACTTACCTTTGACCAGGCCGCCGAGCAGCAACTCAGCAGCTCCGAATACGGCGCCTACGGGGCTCGGAAGAAGGAGCTTTGCTCCCAGCTCGGACGGCCGTATCTGGCCCTGCGAGAAATGCGTCACATCGCCGAAGCCGTTGCCCCGCACAAGTCCGTGAACTTCGACTGGGACGCCCCGCGCACGCGCGAGGGGCACCACATGCTGCATGGCTGCATGGAGCTCGCCGTGCGCAGGACTCTCGCCTTCGCGCCCTACAGCGACCTGCTGTGGCTAGAGACAAAGACCCCGGACCTCCGCCAGGCCTCCGCCTTCGCTGCCGCCATCCATCGCGCGTACCCGCACGCCAAGCTTGTCTACAACCTGTCGCCCAGCTTCAATTGGACTGCCCACGGCTACGAcgaccgccagctgcgcgcCTTCATCCCCTCGCTCGCCGCAGCGGGCTTTGTGCTCCAGCTCGTTTCTCTCGCCGGCCTGCATTCCGACGCCCTGGCCTTCTGGCAGCTGGCCGCCGCCTTCCCCGCCGACGGCATGCTGGCCTACGTCCAGCACGTGCAGGCGCCCGAGCGTCGCTCGGGCTGTGACGTGTTACTGCACCAGCGCTGGTCAGGTGTGGATTACGTGGACTCTCTCGGCAACCTGGTCCAAAACGGTGCCAGCTCCCACAcccgcggcgcgggcggcgacAGTTTCACCGAGTCCCAGTTCCAGTAA
- a CDS encoding AGL056Wp (Syntenic homolog of Saccharomyces cerevisiae YPR005C (HAL1)): MEDVAARTVNSGDNSYQLRAATAVCRGYTVYQAVDKRGRRCVVKELHGVDAASIPPSVQERELERFMVGEDAFVVYGRGELEEEGLDYFNYLSGDAEEAESGRADGRTARDAGQGVAGNGPAACGGDGEAPASILEKPRERQRQGSCVFVPSEPQGPVKRAHCGKSISRLPRTPLPRASVRVQDRGGCATAARSALRDAAPTSGNNDYYEDEDADEEDDEDEDEDDEDDEDDEDDEDDEDEEDEEDDEDEEDDEDEELLPDDSLPKFLSPCVFLNEYPQKKPQEESFVLTPVCHPTSEYAIPPSPAPLLKERKVLPRTPMPHQFPKAKRRGPSPGTSCFAASVACSPYDLSPAGHPTSPMSHLGSSLLSFECSGGIELNLDANKMLNRRKLRNGKI; this comes from the coding sequence ATGGAAGACGTTGCGGCGCGCACAGTCAACTCTGGAGATAACAGCTACCAGCTGCGAGCGGCCACAGCGGTGTGCCGGGGCTACACAGTGTACCAGGCCGTGGACAAGCGGGGCCGGCGCTGCGTGGTGAAGGAGCTACACGGAGTGGACGCGGCTTCGATACCGCCGTCGGTGCAAgagcgcgagctggagcgGTTTATGGTCGGGGAAGACGCGTTCGTCGTCTACGGGCGGGGCGAGCTGGAGGAAGAGGGCCTGGACTACTTCAACTATCTATCCGGAGACGCGGAAGAGGCGGAGAGCGGGCGTGCAGACGGGCGGACGGCGCGCGACGCGGGGCAAGGCGTTGCTGGCAACGGCCCTGCGGCGTGCGGGGGCGATGGGGAGGCGCCGGCGTCGATCCTGGAGAAACCGCgcgagcggcagcgccaggGCTCGTGTGTGTTCGTTCCCAGCGAGCCGCAGGGCCCGGTGAAGCGTGCGCACTGCGGGAAGAGCATCAGCCGGCTACCGCGGACACCGCTGCCCAGAGCGAGCGTGCGCGTGCAGGATCGGGGCGGCTGCGCCACGGCCGCGCGgagcgcgctgcgcgacgCAGCCCCAACTAGCGGCAATAATGACTATTACGAAGATGAAGATGCGGATGAagaggacgacgaggacgaggacgaggacgacgaggacgatgaggacgacgaggacgacgaggacgacgaggacgaagaggacgaagaggacgacgaggacgaagaggacgacgaggacgaagaGCTGCTTCCCGACGACTCGTTGCCCAAATTCCTATCACCGTGCGTCTTTCTGAATGAGTATCCGCAGAAGAAGCCTCAGGAGGAATCGTTTGTGCTTACGCCTGTGTGCCACCCTACTTCGGAATACGCAATACCACCGTCGCCGGCCCCCCTGCTCAAGGAGCGGAAAGTCCTTCCCAGGACACCGATGCCGCACCAGTTCCCGAAGGCGAAGCGGCGGGGACCTTCGCCAGGCACCAGCTGCTTTGCTGCGTCCGTGGCCTGTTCTCCGTACGATCTTTCGCCCGCCGGGCATCCAACATCTCCGATGAGCCACCTGGGGTCGTCGCTCTTATCGTTCGAATGTTCGGGCGGGATAGAGCTGAATCTGGACGCGAACAAGATGCTCAACAGGCGGAAGCTCAGGAATGGCAAGATATAG
- a CDS encoding uncharacterized protein (Syntenic homolog of Saccharomyces cerevisiae YGR017W), with protein MIHQMAPWVPIFVQSVKNHPQPFTPFSFSTVDPDTLRPRCRTVVFRDFLFHDRKTNILTFTTDLRGEKVKEIGSYPGKRGTLAPFEGCFYFPQTGEQYRISGSCFVLSEGQLPVVATEYDWKPRGPDVIPYPILAPSVCGHNAGLMETLAAAHEAELADYRNKAADVREDHSAAQLSRISTQSSGDDIVLMVQDYRPPSAREWKLELSRQWGQLSRNMKSQFRRPHPGTPLTTTMAQKLDKIQRGVDGAGEDTGRENFGLVCLCVDQVDYLNLKNGSGGERWRFIRTPDEITGFETWQEQEICP; from the coding sequence ATGATACACCAGATGGCGCCCTGGGTGCCGATATTTGTGCAGTCGGTCAAGAACCATCCGCAGCCGTTCACGCCGTTCAGCTTCAGCACCGTGGACCCCGACACGCTGCGACCAAGGTGCAGGACGGTGGTTTTTCGGGACTTCCTCTTCCACGACAGAAAGACCAATATTCTCACATTTACCACGGACCTTCGGGGAGAGAAAGTGAAGGAGATCGGGTCGTACCCGGGCAAGCGCGGCACCCTGGCACCCTTCGAGGGCTGCTTTTATTTTCCGCAGACTGGGGAGCAGTATCGCATAAGCGGGTCGTGCTTCGTACTGTCCGAGGGACAGCTGCCAGTCGTGGCGACTGAATACGACTGGAAGCCCCGCGGGCCTGATGTGATCCCGTACCCGATTCTCGCGCCGAGCGTGTGTGGTCATAACGCGGGGCTTATGGAGACGTTGGCGGCGGCGCATGAGGCGGAGCTGGCCGATTATCGCAACAAGGCGGCGGATGTCCGCGAGGACCAcagcgccgcgcagctCTCGCGCATCTCAACACAGTCGTCGGGTGACGACATCGTGCTGATGGTGCAAGACTACCGGCCTCCGTCCGCCAGGGAGTGGAAACTGGAGCTCAGCCGTCAATGGGGGCAGTTGTCCAGAAACATGAAGTCACAGTTTCGAAGGCCTCACCCGGGCACGCCACTAACTACGACCATGGCGCAAAAGCTAGACAAGATACAGCGCGGGGTGGACGGCGCAGGTGAGGATACGGGCCGCGAAAACTTCGGACTGGTCTGCCTGTGTGTGGATCAGGTAGACTACCTCAATTTGAAGAACGGAAGCGGCGGTGAGCGCTGGAGATTTATAAGAACTCCGGACGAGATCACCGGATTTGAGACCTGGCAAGAGCAAGAGATTTGTCCATGA
- the DPC29 gene encoding post-initiation translation factor DPC29 (Syntenic homolog of Saccharomyces cerevisiae YGR021W), translating to MQTVFRPLRSVILTPARGLARSSRLQSGHNKWSTIKHDKAKNDAERNRLFTRMANQISVAVKQGGSADPTLNLRLAAAIEAASKANVTKKVIENAIRKGVGEGGARDNAEACMYEAIGPGGVAFVLEALTDNKNRTVSLVRAAFNKHGGNMSPAQYFFERRGYVAIQPPASCESYDAVFEVVSEVEGVEDLELWAEENFEAKEGFAAETYEVKTEPTATNRVATLLKERNFLVRDVGIGYEPKPDMAVEIADAEVAKKHKKLLAQLDEIDDLTEVYMNLKH from the coding sequence ATGCAGACAGTGTTTAGGCCATTGAGAAGTGTGATTCTGACGCCCGCTCGAGGCCTGGCGCGGTCCAGCAGGCTGCAGTCGGGACACAACAAGTGGTCGACGATCAAGCACGATAAAGCGAAGAACGATGCTGAGCGGAACAGGCTTTTCACGCGGATGGCCAACCAGATATCGGTGGCAGTCAAGCAGGGCGGGTCTGCCGACCCGACGCTGAACCTGCGACTGGCGGCGGCGATAGAAGCGGCGTCCAAGGCCAATGTGACCAAGAAAGTGATCGAAAACGCAATCCGCAAGGGCGTCGGCGAGGGTGGGGCGCGCGACAACGCCGAGGCATGCATGTACGAGGCGATAGGGCCCGGTGGCGTGGCGTTTGTGCTGGAGGCGCTCACCGACAACAAGAATCGGACCGTGAGCCTGGTACGCGCCGCGTTCAACAAGCATGGCGGCAACATGTCGCCCGCTCAGTACTTCTTCGAGCGCCGCGGGTACGTGGCAATCCAGCCACCGGCCTCGTGCGAGAGTTACGACGCGGTGTTTGAGGTTGTGTCCGAGGTCGAGGGCGTAGAGGACCTGGAGCTATGGGCGGAAGAGAACTTCGAGGCGAAGGAGGGCTTTGCCGCGGAGACCTACGAGGTGAAGACTGAGCCCACCGCGACAAACCGCGTGGCGACCCTGCTCAAGGAGCGCAACTTTCTTGTGCGCGATGTGGGAATTGGCTACGAGCCCAAGCCCGACATGGCGGTCGAAATAGCAGATGCCGAGGTCGCGAAGAAGCACAAGAAGTTgcttgcgcagctggaCGAGATAGACGATCTCACGGAGGTCTACATGAACCTCAAGCATTGA